Proteins from one Impatiens glandulifera chromosome 2, dImpGla2.1, whole genome shotgun sequence genomic window:
- the LOC124924407 gene encoding agamous-like MADS-box protein AGL104, translating into MGRAKVEIKWIENKVSRQLSFTKRRNGLMKKAFELSVLCGVDVAVITFSPSGKLRSFSGNNKRTSMSQSDQKVEELQQEIVAYKDQLETLEKRLRFFESDPSEITTLSEAHIRECIFEETLNRVSLPIRTPEEENNHLEAVPVTSQVHVPLYHDLIPKDDTSDDTLMDPRFDINDHFMNILDPYNLFPLRDQQILSIKNTQLQPPFFYDQILQQDDERIMNSGGDENMHPKASQFRSNMEFNPSFWPEFYTTGYDEI; encoded by the exons ATGGGGCGTGCGAAGGTTGAGATAAAGTGGATAGAGAACAAAGTGAGCAGGCAGTTATCATTCACAAAGAGAAGGAATGGATTGATGAAGAAAGCCTTTGAATTATCTGTTCTCTGTGGAGTTGATGTTGCTGTCATCACTTTTTCTCCCTCTGGGAAACTCAGAAGCTTTTCTGGCAATAATAAAAG GACGAGCATGTCTCAATCGGATCAGAAGGTTGAG GAACTTCAACAAGAAATTGTAGCATATAAGGATCAATTGGAAACTCTGGAAAAACGATTAAG GTTCTTTGAAAGTGATCCTTCTGAAATTACCACATTATCCGAGGCACATATTCGTGAATGTATATTTGAAGAAACTTTAAACCGTGTTTCGTTGCCCATA agGACACCGGAGGAGGAGAATAACCATCTTGAGGCTGTACCTGTCACTTCTCAG GTGCATGTTCCTCTATATCATGATTTGATCCCAAAAGATGACACAAGTGATGACACGTTAATGGATCCAAGATTTGATATAAATGAtcattttatgaatattttagatCCTTACAATCTCTTTCCCTTGAG ggATCAACAAATTTTGAGTATAAAGAACACACAACTACAACCACCCTTTTTTTACGATCAAATTCTACAACAAGATGATGAAAGAATCATGAATAGTGGTGGGGATGAGAATATGCACCCAAAGGCATCACAATTTAGGTCAAATATGGAGTTCAATCCTTCCTTTTGGCCTGAATTTTACACAACAG GATATGATGAGATCTGA